TCATCTAGTGATGTTTCCTGATGATATACAATATGAATCTCTTGATGATTGCCTGCTACTATATCGTACGAATATTTTTGAAATGCAAAATCGAACTCAAATATTAAAATAGACAAGAGAAATAATATAAAAGAAAATAGAAAAATCGTTTTTTTCATATAGACACCTCAAATAAACAGGCTTGCTGAACACAAGCCTGTCCTACATATTACTTTGTATTCCAATTTGCCTTATTTCCCCATAAGGTTTGTGCAGCTTTAGCTTTTGCCCATCCATCAGTTTTCAATTTCCATCCTGAATCCACTGTACGAATTGAATTACTTGCACTAGACTTATGTGTTTTTTCGACGTGATTATAATTAGAATAAACCCATTCAATCCCTATAAAGCCATGTTCCCATTTTCCTCCACCTACATATTCTGTTGTAAGAGGTGTGATAGAATTATC
This DNA window, taken from Alkalibaculum bacchi, encodes the following:
- a CDS encoding lactococcin 972 family bacteriocin, whose translation is MKKTLASVLFAVALFVLPVSTTLASSIEGGSDGINQGTFDYDTNTYTEIINDRFIGNDNSITPLTTEYVGGGKWEHGFIGIEWVYSNYNHVEKTHKSSASNSIRTVDSGWKLKTDGWAKAKAAQTLWGNKANWNTK